A portion of the Simkania negevensis Z genome contains these proteins:
- a CDS encoding NAD-dependent succinate-semialdehyde dehydrogenase, whose amino-acid sequence MLKLKDPSLLRTDSYINGKWIRGKSSFTVKNPYDDKTVAEVTEVGQAETKKAIDSAQKAFEEWKKLTPKQRGDYLKKWEELIYENWDDICTILTYEAGKPFEQSTHELMGCTGFLNWYAQEAHRLHGYTLQSPDPNRRFMILRQPIGVVGIISPWNFPSVLVIQKCAPALAAGCTVVLKPAEDTPLSALVHAELAHRAGIPHGVFNVLTCKDPTEVGNEMTSNPLVRKLTFTGSTEVGKKLAAAAGNTIKNLCMELGGNCPAIIFEDADLEKAVLSTFWFKFYNAGQCCNNINRIFIHERLYDQYVKQFQKMIDNFLKLGSGMDKTTNIGPLINEQGIAKVEELVDDALSQGATALRGGCRASNGPLFYEPTLLIDVDPKMRMYREEVFGPVASCYQFNDEDEVIRMANDTHYGLAAYLYTENIGRSWRVAEALEAGSIGVNTHDVVSELLPFGGWKQSGIGRENSAVESLNAYCETKSLVIAGIQH is encoded by the coding sequence ATGCTTAAACTCAAAGATCCTTCACTTCTTCGCACAGACAGCTACATCAATGGCAAGTGGATCAGGGGAAAAAGTTCATTTACTGTTAAAAATCCCTACGACGACAAAACTGTGGCTGAAGTGACTGAAGTTGGGCAGGCTGAAACCAAAAAAGCCATCGATTCGGCTCAAAAAGCCTTTGAAGAGTGGAAAAAACTCACTCCTAAACAACGAGGGGACTACCTGAAAAAATGGGAAGAACTCATCTATGAAAACTGGGATGATATCTGCACTATCTTGACCTATGAAGCAGGGAAACCCTTTGAACAATCAACTCACGAACTCATGGGGTGTACCGGATTTCTGAACTGGTATGCGCAAGAAGCCCATCGCCTCCATGGCTATACTTTGCAATCACCTGATCCGAACCGACGGTTCATGATTTTGCGCCAACCCATTGGAGTTGTCGGAATCATTTCCCCATGGAATTTCCCCTCTGTTCTCGTCATCCAAAAATGCGCCCCCGCTTTGGCTGCTGGTTGCACCGTTGTCCTCAAGCCCGCTGAAGACACCCCTCTCTCTGCGCTTGTCCATGCAGAACTCGCCCATCGAGCTGGCATTCCCCATGGAGTTTTCAATGTTCTCACCTGTAAAGACCCGACCGAAGTCGGCAATGAAATGACCTCAAATCCCCTTGTTCGCAAGCTTACCTTCACCGGTTCAACCGAAGTCGGAAAAAAACTTGCAGCTGCAGCTGGTAACACCATCAAAAACCTTTGCATGGAGCTGGGTGGCAACTGCCCTGCGATCATTTTTGAGGACGCCGATTTAGAAAAAGCGGTCCTCTCTACTTTTTGGTTCAAGTTTTACAATGCTGGTCAATGTTGCAATAACATCAATCGGATTTTCATACATGAGCGTCTTTACGATCAGTATGTCAAACAATTTCAAAAGATGATCGACAACTTTCTCAAACTTGGCTCAGGGATGGATAAAACGACTAACATTGGGCCTCTCATCAATGAGCAAGGAATTGCCAAAGTCGAAGAGCTTGTCGATGACGCCCTCAGTCAAGGGGCAACAGCTCTCCGTGGTGGCTGCCGAGCATCTAATGGACCCCTCTTTTACGAGCCCACACTTCTAATCGATGTCGATCCCAAAATGCGTATGTACCGTGAAGAGGTCTTTGGGCCTGTCGCAAGTTGCTACCAATTCAATGACGAAGACGAAGTGATTCGTATGGCAAACGACACCCACTACGGACTTGCAGCCTATCTTTATACAGAAAACATTGGGCGGAGCTGGCGTGTAGCCGAAGCCCTCGAAGCTGGATCTATTGGTGTAAACACCCATGATGTTGTTTCAGAACTTTTACCTTTTGGCGGCTGGAAGCAATCGGGAATTGGGCGAGAAAACTCTGCAGTGGAAAGCCTCAACGCTTACTGCGAAACAAAATCACTTGTCATTGCTGGCATTCAGCATTAG
- the yidD gene encoding membrane protein insertion efficiency factor YidD, translated as MKLLVIGLVRLYQLMISPFVGNCCRFHPSCSEYSILALKKHGVLKGLFLTLKRICKCHPYHSGGVDFP; from the coding sequence GTGAAACTCCTCGTCATCGGTCTTGTTCGCCTCTATCAACTCATGATTAGCCCTTTCGTGGGAAACTGCTGTCGTTTTCACCCTTCCTGTTCGGAATATAGTATTTTGGCCCTCAAAAAACACGGTGTTCTCAAAGGGCTTTTCCTGACGCTTAAGCGGATTTGCAAATGTCACCCCTATCATTCAGGCGGCGTCGACTTTCCCTAA
- a CDS encoding MFS transporter, which translates to MKRFLHLSSIAPCLLPIIIDSLGFGLVYPILTAIFNSPTGSQLVGSTSEHLHAFYLGLAYMLFPFCMLFGASFFGDLSDNLGRKKVIGLCMIGMVLSFLIMALGISILSLSLFLIGRGLTGLMAGSQPIAQAAIADLSTPKTKAFNMSIMTFTLSVGIVIGPLMGGFFSDPYLVKGFGFWTPFVAAALLSLIAFFWIFFGFKETFNVKEKKKLQLLRPLLIFKEGFEKKTVRYLILLFACNQVGFGIFFQTILIQINQDFHYSRLLLGIFNGWIGLGFAIGLLFLIPYTLKKWKVETVGVLTLTGTGLFELLSGANYNAPFTWALALVVAMADIVAYTMIMTIFSNAADKNSQGWIMGIFGAVVAISFALAGFSTNLLELTGTHGLIALGGGLQLISAFLLWHFIRQHPNYAEHGESGASAQA; encoded by the coding sequence ATGAAGAGATTTTTACATCTAAGTTCCATTGCTCCTTGCCTTTTACCGATCATTATCGACTCGCTAGGATTTGGACTCGTTTACCCCATCTTGACTGCCATTTTTAACTCCCCCACTGGATCACAATTGGTGGGATCAACTTCAGAGCACCTCCATGCCTTTTATCTCGGGTTAGCTTACATGCTCTTTCCTTTTTGCATGCTATTTGGGGCTTCCTTTTTCGGAGACCTTTCCGATAACTTAGGACGAAAAAAGGTCATTGGTCTATGCATGATTGGCATGGTCTTGAGCTTTCTTATCATGGCCTTGGGAATTTCAATTTTAAGCCTATCTCTTTTTCTTATCGGCCGTGGATTGACAGGTCTCATGGCAGGGAGTCAACCGATCGCGCAAGCAGCGATAGCAGACCTTTCAACCCCAAAAACCAAAGCATTCAACATGAGCATCATGACATTCACCCTTTCTGTAGGGATTGTCATTGGCCCATTGATGGGCGGATTTTTCTCTGATCCCTATCTCGTCAAAGGGTTTGGATTTTGGACTCCGTTTGTTGCTGCTGCGCTCTTGTCTTTGATTGCTTTTTTTTGGATTTTCTTTGGATTTAAAGAAACCTTCAACGTGAAAGAAAAAAAGAAACTCCAACTCTTACGCCCCCTGCTCATTTTTAAAGAAGGATTTGAAAAAAAAACCGTCCGCTATCTCATTTTACTCTTCGCTTGTAACCAAGTAGGTTTCGGAATATTTTTTCAAACCATCCTAATCCAAATTAATCAAGACTTTCACTATAGCCGCCTCCTTCTCGGGATCTTCAATGGTTGGATTGGTCTAGGATTTGCAATAGGGCTTCTCTTTCTCATTCCTTACACTCTCAAAAAGTGGAAAGTTGAAACAGTCGGTGTGCTCACACTAACGGGAACAGGTCTCTTTGAACTCCTTTCTGGGGCCAATTATAATGCGCCATTTACTTGGGCCTTAGCTCTCGTGGTTGCCATGGCAGATATTGTTGCGTACACAATGATCATGACCATTTTTTCAAACGCAGCTGACAAAAACTCTCAAGGATGGATTATGGGAATTTTTGGAGCAGTGGTTGCCATATCCTTTGCACTTGCAGGTTTTTCAACAAACCTACTTGAATTAACCGGCACTCATGGCCTGATCGCATTAGGGGGAGGGTTACAACTCATCAGCGCTTTCCTCCTCTGGCATTTTATTCGGCAGCATCCTAATTATGCTGAGCATGGGGAATCTGGAGCCTCTGCCCAGGCGTGA
- a CDS encoding LysM peptidoglycan-binding domain-containing protein, translated as MHDALFEGHVSKRSRPLVHALIISVALNLGLLATFITFIIKEKKVETLLQAKTASKRVGKRASLSQSNGAVLEAFEKLSFAELIQLLRNEEVLEQGYRKRDLALSCLVAYHHFDLQRALPGMEFQKRAFSYSKPEKNIELFPGLDEERFQVIHYFARAEMWPLTSEGLYEEMKHRRENIPSSLMEAFFLSKEFFAIERAFSRLPFVFKRETLLSLLLEGSWKLIERTVTETVSHPTGEIQNIGQFLSGFENSKLAGYLLVALDPDHPYLRFSDEKLESFIGLLDQQTAEVELFLNRIATSARSDHIRELAKARIQSWGKEVRVSSQEYVVQKGDSLWGVSRHFDISMEKIREANQLQSDVLTPGQRLQIPHAQHN; from the coding sequence ATGCATGATGCCTTGTTTGAAGGGCACGTTTCCAAACGATCTCGTCCCCTTGTCCATGCGCTCATTATCAGCGTGGCTCTCAATCTTGGACTACTGGCAACTTTCATTACCTTCATCATTAAAGAAAAAAAAGTTGAAACACTACTTCAGGCCAAGACAGCTTCGAAAAGGGTTGGGAAACGTGCTTCCCTTTCCCAGTCGAATGGTGCCGTTTTAGAAGCGTTTGAAAAACTCTCTTTTGCCGAGCTGATTCAATTGCTAAGAAATGAAGAAGTTCTCGAGCAAGGGTATCGGAAAAGAGACCTTGCCCTCTCTTGTCTTGTGGCTTACCACCATTTCGATTTGCAACGAGCTCTTCCAGGAATGGAATTTCAAAAACGGGCCTTCTCTTATTCCAAGCCAGAAAAAAATATAGAACTTTTTCCTGGATTGGATGAGGAGCGGTTTCAGGTGATTCATTATTTTGCCCGCGCAGAAATGTGGCCATTAACTTCAGAAGGGCTTTATGAAGAGATGAAACATCGACGGGAAAACATTCCATCGTCACTTATGGAGGCGTTCTTCTTATCAAAAGAGTTTTTTGCCATTGAGCGGGCTTTTAGTCGCTTGCCTTTCGTGTTTAAGCGAGAAACATTGCTTTCCCTTCTTTTAGAAGGCAGCTGGAAACTCATTGAGAGAACTGTTACGGAAACAGTCTCACATCCCACAGGAGAAATCCAAAATATCGGTCAATTTCTATCAGGATTTGAAAATTCAAAACTTGCTGGATACTTGCTAGTTGCCCTTGATCCTGATCATCCTTATTTGCGCTTTAGTGATGAAAAACTCGAGAGTTTTATAGGGCTGTTAGATCAACAGACAGCAGAAGTTGAGCTTTTTTTGAATCGGATAGCAACTTCTGCTCGGAGTGATCACATAAGGGAACTCGCAAAAGCTCGTATTCAGTCTTGGGGAAAAGAAGTCAGAGTTTCTTCTCAAGAGTATGTTGTTCAAAAAGGGGATTCACTTTGGGGGGTATCTCGGCATTTCGATATTTCGATGGAGAAAATCCGCGAAGCTAATCAATTGCAGTCAGATGTTCTCACGCCTGGGCAGAGGCTCCAGATTCCCCATGCTCAGCATAATTAG
- the pheT gene encoding phenylalanine--tRNA ligase subunit beta: protein MLVPLSWLQDYIPLSHSPEELAEILTLAGLEVDKVEQTLFSFSNVVVGEVLKVEPHPSADKLKVAQVSDGAETFQVVCGDPSCQAGMRTAFAKLDAYLTDDEGKTFKIKKAKLRDVESFGMLCTEKELGLSDHHETIMQLPKDAPLGTDLREIFGDTIFEISLTPNLGHCMSMLGIARDLAAMIDSKAHRPSFQLEENSHEKTSDALSVEIKAPEACPRYSCRLIRNVKIALSPLWLKKRLEAAGVRSINNIVDVTNYIMLSCGQPMHAFDYEKIGGQKISVQLTEKETTLKTLDGEKRKIPEGILMIYDQTKPIAVAGVMGGAESEVQDQTRHILLEAADFNSSVVRRGSKGLNLRSESSSRFERGIDHEGVTKALDQAAYLIQKVAGGEIAEGMIDVIPKQRKEKKIKCRIHRVNEILGTTLSYSEIESFLHRLEMDVDTTDEEIFEVTIPSYRNDIHQEIDLIEEIARIYGYNNIDKGEGRVINSPIPHTPMYLVEQKMRTLLLREGLQEFLTCDLISPKLSELCLEKGSSDLKAIEVLHPSSVDQSILRTSLLPGLLQAVKHNFDRQTHDISAFEIGRVHFKLEEHFHERTSAALVMTGKRNPHYFEGKGAHVDFFDLKGILENVIVGFGIPMPTFSPSHLKSFHPGKQAALHVGSIRIGVCGEIHPERLETLDIDKPVLFAQLDLHDLFELQGGFTQMAPLPQFPDSDRDLTLTLKKEIPMEKVMKHLREFKSKLLKDFFLLDLYESDKIGADFKNITLRFTYRDDEKTVEQAQVEKEHERLVETLKNLS, encoded by the coding sequence ATGTTAGTTCCCTTATCCTGGTTACAAGATTATATCCCCTTATCGCACTCGCCCGAAGAGCTCGCGGAAATCCTCACCTTAGCAGGGCTCGAAGTTGACAAAGTTGAGCAAACGCTCTTTTCATTTAGCAACGTTGTCGTCGGAGAAGTCCTCAAAGTAGAGCCCCATCCCAGTGCCGATAAACTCAAAGTCGCTCAAGTTTCTGATGGAGCCGAAACTTTTCAAGTCGTATGTGGCGATCCGAGCTGCCAAGCCGGCATGCGCACAGCTTTTGCAAAGCTCGACGCATACCTAACAGATGATGAGGGAAAAACCTTTAAAATCAAAAAAGCAAAACTACGCGATGTCGAATCATTTGGAATGCTCTGCACAGAAAAAGAGCTTGGCCTATCTGACCACCACGAAACCATTATGCAACTTCCAAAAGATGCACCACTAGGAACCGATTTAAGGGAAATTTTTGGCGATACCATTTTTGAAATTTCGCTGACTCCCAACTTAGGACACTGTATGAGTATGCTGGGCATTGCCCGCGACTTAGCAGCCATGATCGACTCCAAAGCTCATCGTCCCTCATTCCAACTTGAAGAAAACTCTCATGAAAAAACTTCAGATGCCCTCTCAGTTGAAATTAAAGCTCCTGAAGCCTGCCCACGCTACAGCTGCCGTCTCATTCGCAATGTGAAAATCGCTCTTTCGCCTCTTTGGCTCAAGAAGCGCCTTGAAGCAGCTGGTGTCCGCAGCATTAATAACATCGTCGATGTGACCAACTACATCATGCTTAGCTGTGGTCAACCCATGCACGCCTTCGACTACGAAAAAATTGGCGGGCAAAAAATTTCGGTGCAGCTTACTGAAAAAGAGACGACATTAAAAACCCTCGACGGCGAAAAGCGGAAGATTCCTGAAGGAATCCTCATGATCTACGACCAGACAAAACCAATCGCCGTAGCAGGAGTCATGGGAGGAGCAGAATCAGAAGTGCAAGATCAGACCCGCCATATTCTTTTAGAAGCAGCCGATTTCAATTCATCTGTTGTGCGTCGCGGAAGCAAAGGACTGAATTTACGAAGCGAATCTTCTAGCCGATTTGAACGGGGAATCGATCATGAAGGTGTCACCAAAGCTCTCGATCAAGCTGCCTATCTCATCCAAAAAGTTGCTGGAGGAGAAATTGCTGAAGGAATGATCGACGTTATTCCCAAACAACGGAAAGAAAAAAAAATCAAATGCCGGATTCACCGTGTCAATGAAATTTTAGGAACCACCCTAAGTTACAGTGAAATCGAATCTTTCCTTCATCGACTTGAAATGGACGTCGACACAACCGACGAAGAAATTTTCGAAGTGACCATCCCTTCCTATAGAAATGACATCCATCAAGAAATCGATCTTATCGAAGAAATTGCTCGGATCTACGGCTACAATAATATCGATAAAGGAGAAGGTCGGGTTATCAACTCCCCTATTCCTCATACCCCGATGTATCTCGTTGAGCAAAAAATGCGTACACTTCTCTTGCGTGAAGGATTACAAGAGTTTTTAACTTGCGACCTGATCAGTCCCAAACTTTCCGAGCTCTGCTTGGAAAAAGGCTCTTCCGATCTTAAAGCCATAGAAGTTTTACATCCGAGCTCTGTAGATCAGTCCATTTTGCGGACCTCCCTCTTACCAGGTCTATTGCAAGCAGTCAAACACAACTTTGACCGGCAAACACACGACATCTCGGCTTTCGAAATCGGACGGGTTCACTTCAAACTTGAAGAACACTTTCACGAGAGGACTTCTGCTGCCCTTGTGATGACTGGAAAACGCAATCCCCATTATTTCGAAGGGAAAGGGGCCCATGTCGATTTTTTCGACCTCAAAGGAATTTTAGAAAATGTCATCGTTGGGTTTGGCATTCCCATGCCAACCTTCTCACCTTCACATCTCAAGAGTTTTCATCCTGGAAAGCAAGCAGCCCTTCATGTAGGCTCCATTCGCATTGGAGTCTGCGGCGAAATCCATCCCGAACGGTTAGAAACACTTGACATTGATAAACCAGTTCTATTTGCACAGCTCGATCTGCACGATCTTTTTGAATTGCAAGGAGGTTTCACTCAAATGGCGCCTCTCCCACAGTTTCCTGACTCAGATCGAGACCTCACTCTTACCCTTAAAAAAGAGATTCCGATGGAGAAAGTAATGAAGCACTTGCGCGAGTTTAAATCAAAGCTACTGAAAGACTTCTTCCTCCTAGACCTCTATGAAAGTGATAAAATTGGAGCTGATTTCAAAAACATCACCCTCCGCTTCACTTATCGGGATGATGAAAAAACTGTCGAGCAAGCTCAAGTCGAAAAGGAGCATGAGCGCTTAGTAGAGACTCTAAAAAACCTCTCCTAA
- a CDS encoding toxin-antitoxin system YwqK family antitoxin: protein MKRLIPYFLPVLALFTVGCHNSNHDKDEQVVSKRYIHKYGYDVSKEEWETATYPGQVITTLRNGITVTASYEDGMLHGPTTYTYPHSNSLESLNIYERGNLVKKTSYTLRGIPFKEEVFMSPSHHKITKWYTAGTPLSVEEYHNSELLEGEYYNKNNEVIERVRKGAGIRLTRDQHEKVIAKETIENGYPILRETFHPHGVPHTIVSLSGGKIHGEKKVYAPSGEPISCENYRHNVLHGPATYYQNGYRYLEINYRNGVKHGTERHFVDGETIVEETQWYDGFKHGTSIVYFDGMSKTRYFYNNALVSKDRYRELIEQEENIAIMNDRAKRLD, encoded by the coding sequence ATGAAAAGGTTAATCCCATATTTCCTCCCAGTGCTMGCTCTCTTCACGGTGGGATGTCATAACTCAAATCACGACAAGGATGAACAGGTCGTCTCAAAGCGCTATATTCATAAATACGGCTATGATGTTTCAAAAGAAGAGTGGGAAACAGCAACTTACCCTGGGCAAGTCATCACAACTTTGCGCAATGGGATCACTGTAACTGCCTCATATGAAGATGGAATGCTTCATGGACCAACGACATACACTTATCCTCATTCTAACTCTCTCGAATCACTCAACATCTATGAGCGTGGTAATCTTGTGAAAAAGACCTCTTATACTTTAAGAGGAATCCCCTTCAAGGAAGAAGTTTTCATGTCTCCTTCTCACCATAAAATCACGAAGTGGTACACTGCTGGGACGCCTCTGAGTGTTGAAGAATACCACAACAGTGAGCTTCTTGAAGGAGAGTACTACAACAAAAACAATGAAGTCATCGAACGTGTTAGAAAAGGAGCTGGAATACGCCTGACTCGCGATCAGCACGAAAAGGTCATTGCTAAAGAAACTATTGAAAATGGATACCCCATCCTTCGTGAAACTTTCCACCCCCATGGTGTGCCCCATACCATTGTCTCACTTTCTGGCGGAAAAATTCATGGCGAGAAAAAAGTTTACGCTCCATCAGGTGAGCCGATCTCTTGTGAAAATTATCGGCATAACGTCTTGCATGGCCCTGCAACTTACTACCAAAACGGATACCGTTACCTTGAAATCAATTACCGCAATGGGGTGAAACATGGCACAGAACGGCACTTTGTCGATGGAGAAACCATCGTCGAAGAAACCCAGTGGTATGATGGATTCAAACACGGCACCTCCATTGTTTACTTTGATGGGATGTCGAAAACACGTTACTTCTACAACAACGCTCTTGTCTCTAAAGATCGCTATCGCGAACTGATCGAGCAAGAAGAAAACATTGCAATTATGAATGATCGAGCAAAACGACTCGACTAA
- a CDS encoding methylated-DNA--[protein]-cysteine S-methyltransferase, giving the protein MIEQNDSTNLLLDASLEASSPSFGVSFYLEGNTISRITLFDSPSFYCNIYGKSPLKTQILNWIQTYLKKQEPPPLPLDLSHLSTFTRKGLLAIQKIPFGSTASYQEVARKVGDPKAARAIGNVCNRNPFPLVIPCHRVISANQSIGGFGYSLELKMNLLAFENKIPTSPEEIPEK; this is encoded by the coding sequence ATGATCGAGCAAAACGACTCGACTAATCTTCTATTGGATGCCTCGCTAGAGGCATCCAGTCCTTCATTTGGGGTTTCTTTTTACCTCGAAGGTAACACTATCTCACGCATTACCCTCTTTGACTCGCCCTCTTTCTACTGCAATATTTACGGGAAATCACCACTAAAAACTCAAATTCTCAATTGGATTCAAACTTACCTTAAGAAACAAGAGCCCCCGCCTCTTCCTCTTGATCTATCCCATCTTTCGACTTTTACCCGAAAAGGACTCCTAGCTATCCAAAAAATCCCCTTCGGCTCTACTGCCTCCTACCAAGAGGTTGCACGTAAAGTCGGAGATCCTAAAGCAGCCCGTGCGATCGGAAATGTCTGTAACCGGAACCCCTTTCCCCTTGTGATTCCCTGTCACCGTGTGATTAGCGCTAATCAATCGATAGGTGGCTTTGGCTACTCTTTGGAACTAAAAATGAATCTCTTAGCTTTTGAAAACAAAATTCCTACTAGCCCTGAAGAAATTCCTGAAAAATGA
- the trhO gene encoding oxygen-dependent tRNA uridine(34) hydroxylase TrhO, with translation MDYLVLAFYLIKPLEDPNALVKEFKQFFDTHDVVGRIYINEEGINAQMSVAEPHAHAFFDWFLEDERFKGTDIKIHHHHEHVFPKKTVKYRQQLVALDQKVDYAKGGKHATAAEWKKMLDEKDKNTIVLDVRNDYEWEVGHFEGAEKPDFKTFREFPDSVKQLKKKYDPEKTRVLMYCTGGIRCELYSCLMKEEGFDEVYQLEGGVIKYGQEVGNDHWKGNLFVFDDRLVVPIADEPNETIGECRHCHTKTDSCYNCANMDCNALFLCCIECCKKFLGCCSSECIDAPRRREATPQEKPKPFRKLPFEEKQKYPH, from the coding sequence ATGGATTATCTTGTACTCGCATTTTATCTTATTAAACCTCTTGAAGACCCTAACGCTCTTGTGAAGGAGTTTAAGCAGTTTTTCGATACGCATGATGTGGTAGGTCGAATCTATATCAATGAGGAAGGAATCAATGCGCAAATGAGCGTAGCTGAGCCTCATGCTCATGCTTTTTTTGATTGGTTTCTAGAAGATGAACGGTTTAAAGGTACCGACATCAAAATCCACCACCATCATGAACATGTATTCCCCAAAAAGACTGTAAAGTACCGTCAGCAACTAGTCGCTCTCGATCAAAAGGTCGACTATGCTAAAGGGGGCAAGCATGCAACAGCTGCCGAGTGGAAGAAAATGCTCGATGAGAAGGACAAAAATACCATCGTTCTAGATGTCCGCAATGATTATGAATGGGAAGTTGGCCACTTTGAAGGAGCTGAAAAGCCTGATTTCAAGACGTTTCGTGAGTTTCCCGACTCAGTAAAACAGCTTAAAAAGAAGTACGATCCCGAAAAAACTCGGGTTCTCATGTACTGCACTGGAGGAATTCGGTGTGAGCTTTACTCTTGTTTGATGAAAGAGGAAGGGTTTGATGAGGTTTATCAGCTAGAAGGTGGAGTGATCAAATATGGTCAAGAGGTCGGGAATGACCATTGGAAGGGAAATCTTTTCGTATTTGATGATCGGTTAGTGGTTCCCATTGCAGATGAGCCAAATGAGACGATTGGTGAGTGTCGCCACTGCCATACCAAGACAGATTCTTGCTATAATTGTGCTAACATGGATTGTAACGCACTCTTTTTGTGTTGTATCGAATGCTGCAAAAAGTTCCTAGGGTGTTGCTCGTCAGAGTGCATAGATGCTCCTCGTCGTCGCGAAGCGACTCCGCAGGAGAAGCCTAAGCCCTTCCGCAAACTTCCCTTTGAAGAGAAGCAAAAATATCCCCACTAA
- the rpsD gene encoding 30S ribosomal protein S4 — MSRYTGPKNRIARRFGVNIFGRLRNPLLHKPNPPGVHGAKRRKKSDYGVQLEEKQKLKAVYGMLTDKQLLRYYHESVQKQGNTAHLLLERLECRLDNIVYKLKLASTIFQAHQLVSHGHVLVDGKKVDVRSFLVKPGMTISIKEKSHNMKVVKDAVANTSREVPEYLSLDDKKMSGQLLSIPQVEQIVLPLPINIALVCEFLAHTH; from the coding sequence ATGTCACGCTACACTGGCCCCAAAAACCGCATCGCAAGACGCTTTGGAGTAAACATTTTTGGACGCTTACGCAATCCACTCTTGCACAAGCCCAATCCTCCTGGAGTTCACGGAGCAAAACGACGCAAAAAATCAGACTACGGTGTTCAGCTAGAAGAAAAGCAAAAGCTTAAAGCTGTTTACGGAATGCTAACAGATAAACAACTCCTTCGTTACTACCACGAATCAGTTCAGAAACAAGGGAACACTGCCCACCTTCTTCTCGAGCGCCTCGAGTGCCGTTTAGATAACATCGTTTATAAGCTAAAATTAGCTTCGACAATCTTCCAAGCACATCAGCTTGTGTCTCATGGACATGTTCTAGTTGACGGCAAGAAAGTCGATGTCCGCTCATTCTTAGTGAAACCAGGAATGACGATTTCGATTAAAGAAAAATCACATAACATGAAAGTTGTCAAAGATGCTGTGGCAAATACTTCTCGCGAAGTTCCTGAGTATCTTTCATTAGATGACAAAAAAATGTCTGGGCAACTTCTTTCAATTCCACAAGTCGAACAGATTGTGCTTCCATTGCCAATCAACATCGCTCTTGTTTGCGAATTCTTAGCCCACACTCACTAA
- a CDS encoding deoxyribonuclease IV has translation MPADQLLIGAHTSISGGVHQALLRGKQIGATTIQIFTANQKQWVGRPIPEEEIALWHETLASLNIKKVMSHDSYLINLGTPKEDNLAKSLNAFEAEIKRCLDLKLSFLNFHPGAATGDTEENCLNRIVESLLKMEPLFEQNSGLTLLIEATAGQGTSVGHRFKHLAHIIQGVKGKLPIGVCIDTCHIFCAGYDIRNQEAWEKTLTEFDQVVGLDYLQALHVNDSKHPLGSRKDRHESLGKGEIGAEGFRAMMQHPKLREIPKYLETPHGDTMWKDEIALLREFAG, from the coding sequence ATGCCTGCAGATCAATTGCTAATTGGCGCCCATACTTCGATCAGTGGAGGGGTTCATCAAGCCCTCCTAAGAGGAAAGCAAATCGGAGCGACAACCATTCAAATTTTCACCGCCAACCAAAAACAATGGGTTGGGCGTCCCATCCCAGAAGAAGAAATAGCTCTATGGCATGAAACGCTTGCTTCTCTCAATATCAAAAAAGTTATGAGTCATGACAGCTACCTCATTAACCTCGGTACACCCAAAGAAGATAACTTGGCCAAAAGCTTAAACGCCTTTGAAGCAGAAATCAAACGGTGCTTAGATTTGAAACTGAGCTTTCTCAATTTCCATCCTGGTGCTGCAACAGGTGATACTGAAGAAAACTGTCTCAATCGCATTGTTGAAAGCTTGCTCAAGATGGAGCCTTTATTCGAGCAAAACTCTGGTCTCACTTTGCTCATTGAAGCCACCGCAGGACAAGGCACTTCTGTCGGACATCGGTTTAAGCACCTCGCGCATATCATTCAAGGAGTCAAAGGCAAACTCCCAATTGGAGTCTGTATTGATACCTGTCATATTTTCTGCGCAGGATATGACATTCGCAATCAAGAAGCCTGGGAAAAGACTTTAACAGAATTTGACCAAGTGGTGGGTCTTGATTATTTGCAGGCCCTCCATGTCAACGACTCTAAACATCCTTTAGGATCGCGGAAGGACCGGCATGAGTCGCTTGGAAAAGGTGAAATCGGCGCCGAAGGATTTCGGGCCATGATGCAACATCCTAAATTACGTGAAATCCCTAAATACTTGGAAACGCCCCATGGAGACACAATGTGGAAAGATGAAATCGCCCTGCTTAGAGAGTTTGCAGGATAG